One Bacteroidales bacterium DNA window includes the following coding sequences:
- a CDS encoding tetratricopeptide repeat protein has translation MQIRHSIMAIILGAFILVIFSCNTSRKEKQVVQNDSLTSAVQEQGQQTQGKEYITMKPAPTDRPAKTSAGPVSVLQDSIFRMVQKQIDAKDYTAALPGLDELVRKYPESSEVYFFQGLCRTELKQYAQSILDFTRAIELKPDLAEAYNYRGVARFFTSRFDLAIQDYDEATRLKPDFPKAYYNRGIAKANLGDFAGSIVDFDKSIQQDSTSVNSYNNRGNAKTMLKDYEGAITDYTKSIALAPNDPEAYNNRGAARQLMNNNDKAVRDFSKAIELKPDYGDAFFNRGRSYLALKENAKACKDFQKAKELGLTEADRLLQQFCK, from the coding sequence ATGCAAATCAGACATTCGATCATGGCCATCATCCTGGGCGCTTTTATCCTGGTGATCTTTTCCTGTAACACATCCCGGAAGGAAAAACAAGTCGTTCAGAACGACTCCCTGACATCGGCTGTGCAGGAGCAGGGCCAGCAAACGCAGGGTAAAGAATACATTACGATGAAACCCGCTCCCACCGACCGGCCTGCCAAAACGTCGGCCGGGCCGGTTTCCGTGCTTCAGGATTCCATCTTCAGGATGGTGCAGAAACAGATCGATGCAAAAGATTATACTGCTGCCCTGCCCGGCTTGGACGAACTGGTCAGGAAATACCCTGAAAGTTCAGAAGTGTACTTCTTCCAGGGGTTGTGCCGCACGGAGCTGAAACAGTACGCTCAATCCATTCTTGATTTCACCAGGGCCATCGAGTTAAAGCCCGATCTGGCAGAGGCTTACAATTACCGTGGTGTGGCCCGGTTTTTCACCAGCCGCTTTGATCTGGCCATTCAGGATTACGATGAAGCTACCCGGCTAAAGCCGGATTTCCCAAAAGCATACTATAACCGCGGAATAGCCAAAGCCAACCTGGGTGATTTTGCCGGTTCCATCGTTGATTTTGATAAATCCATACAGCAGGATTCCACCAGCGTGAACAGCTATAATAACCGGGGCAACGCGAAAACCATGCTGAAGGATTATGAAGGAGCCATTACGGATTATACCAAATCCATTGCCCTGGCGCCAAATGATCCGGAGGCCTATAACAACCGCGGTGCTGCACGCCAGCTGATGAACAATAACGACAAAGCCGTCCGTGACTTTTCCAAGGCGATCGAGTTAAAGCCTGACTACGGGGATGCTTTCTTCAACCGGGGCCGATCCTATCTTGCCCTGAAAGAAAATGCCAAAGCCTGCAAGGATTTTCAGAAGGCAAAAGAGCTGGGCCTGACGGAAGCTGACAGGTTGCTGCAACAATTTTGCAAATAA
- the surE gene encoding 5'/3'-nucleotidase SurE, with protein sequence MNDRIILISNDDGVNAPGINTLADIMQGFGKVCIVAPQEPMSGMGHAVTVRHPLRLRKLEEKEGLLRYSCTGTPADAVKLGIQVVLKTKPDLIVSGINHGSNASINILYSGTMAAVLEGVISGVPSIGFSLADYSYHADFSACGKYVKRVVEKVLQYGLPAGTCLNVNIPPAPADQIKGIRVCHQGQGMWMEEFDERRDPHNREYYWLTGAFASLADGKDTDDWALQNNYVSVVPAQIDLTAYKSLEIIKRWSWDAE encoded by the coding sequence ATGAACGACAGGATCATACTGATTAGTAATGATGACGGGGTGAATGCTCCCGGGATCAATACCCTTGCTGACATTATGCAGGGATTTGGAAAGGTGTGCATTGTGGCCCCCCAGGAACCCATGTCGGGAATGGGTCACGCAGTGACGGTACGGCATCCGCTACGCCTGCGGAAACTGGAAGAAAAGGAGGGACTCCTGCGGTACAGCTGCACCGGAACACCGGCAGATGCAGTGAAACTGGGAATACAGGTCGTGCTGAAGACCAAACCTGACCTGATCGTTTCGGGGATCAACCACGGTTCAAATGCTTCCATCAATATTCTGTACTCCGGTACCATGGCCGCTGTGCTGGAAGGAGTGATCAGCGGGGTGCCTTCGATCGGCTTTTCTCTGGCAGATTATTCCTACCACGCCGACTTCAGCGCCTGCGGGAAATATGTGAAACGAGTCGTTGAAAAAGTTCTGCAATACGGTTTGCCCGCGGGCACCTGTCTCAATGTCAATATTCCTCCCGCTCCGGCTGATCAGATCAAAGGCATTCGGGTATGCCATCAGGGACAGGGAATGTGGATGGAGGAATTTGATGAACGCAGGGATCCCCATAACAGGGAATACTACTGGCTTACAGGTGCATTTGCCAGCCTGGCCGATGGAAAAGATACTGATGACTGGGCACTGCAGAACAACTACGTCTCTGTGGTTCCGGCCCAGATCGACCTGACTGCGTACAAGAGCCTGGAAATCATTAAAAGATGGAGCTGGGATGCTGAATAG
- a CDS encoding ComEC/Rec2 family competence protein, producing the protein MPISLRLPLVKLLTGFIAGISLMGLNVHAPLFPLILIVLLLTGMTGLFALVFFKNLTYSSRWTPGVCISILYLLIGYVLIISVQPENDPRHVVQITEPVEGFAGRISEPPVKGKKSVRLTLDILSVRYKDQWRRVHGRVIVYGKKNTPLPEFEFGDTLLIKGALFPVAGPLNPGQFNYKRYLARRNIYHQAYLSLENFRLIGHLRTWSIQRAAHVVHRNLSSILMESGLSDQERATAQALLLGDKSQLDDETYQSYSSSGTIHILCVSGLHVGVIYMILNFLFGFLPQRGTGKVLRFLLIILFIWFYAFLTGLSPSVLRATVMFSILIVGRTVSRNTNIYNTLAASALLLLANHPLMLQETGFQLSYLAVIGIVSLQPWINDLLTPKYWLLRRIWELLSVSMAAQLLTFPLTVHLFHQFPNYFLLANVLVVPLSGFIIYTGILVFVTSPVPLLGEVMCRIFGLMIKSMNGTVSFIEQLPYSTLNRSPMDTVEMILLYTLVVAGIYRLVYAKRAATYYLLAFSAAFCCYNGYQAIKSLRQKMIVIYSIPGSTSAGLIDGRNGIFFMDSSFYHDPSRVRMQMNGHFVQSRLKTIRSFSLSEKADYSDDRMHGHQRGYFSVIHLDGRSLVVVNDRFCLTQVDTVRYKADYLLLSGNASVRLEELVRVFDARYVIADMSNAKWRARKWKEEAASLSIPFHDTAERGAFLEKWE; encoded by the coding sequence ATGCCAATCAGTCTGCGCCTGCCGCTGGTCAAGCTGCTGACCGGGTTCATTGCGGGGATTTCGTTGATGGGACTCAATGTTCACGCTCCGTTATTCCCCTTGATCCTGATCGTATTGTTGCTGACTGGAATGACAGGCCTGTTTGCCCTGGTTTTTTTCAAAAACCTGACGTATTCCAGCCGCTGGACGCCGGGTGTCTGCATTTCCATACTCTACCTTCTCATCGGGTATGTCCTGATCATCAGTGTGCAGCCGGAAAACGATCCCCGGCACGTCGTACAGATCACTGAACCGGTCGAAGGATTCGCCGGAAGGATCAGCGAGCCTCCCGTTAAGGGTAAAAAATCGGTCAGGCTTACACTTGACATCCTATCGGTCCGTTACAAGGATCAGTGGAGAAGGGTTCACGGAAGGGTGATCGTTTATGGTAAGAAGAACACTCCGTTACCCGAATTTGAATTCGGGGATACGCTGCTGATCAAAGGCGCCCTGTTTCCGGTTGCCGGTCCGCTTAATCCGGGACAGTTCAATTACAAACGATATCTGGCACGCCGGAACATCTATCACCAGGCTTACCTGAGCCTGGAAAACTTCCGCCTGATCGGTCACCTTAGAACCTGGAGCATTCAAAGGGCTGCTCACGTGGTCCACCGGAATTTATCATCCATTCTGATGGAATCAGGCCTGAGTGATCAGGAACGTGCAACTGCTCAGGCATTGCTGCTGGGCGACAAGAGCCAGCTTGATGATGAAACGTATCAGTCTTATTCTTCCTCCGGTACAATCCACATTCTCTGTGTCTCGGGATTACACGTAGGTGTGATTTATATGATTCTGAACTTTTTGTTTGGTTTTTTACCGCAGCGGGGAACCGGGAAGGTGCTGCGGTTCCTTTTGATCATCCTTTTTATTTGGTTTTACGCCTTCCTGACAGGTTTGTCCCCATCCGTCCTTCGGGCAACGGTCATGTTCTCCATCCTGATCGTCGGCAGGACTGTCAGCCGAAATACAAATATCTACAATACCCTTGCAGCGTCGGCGCTTTTGCTCCTGGCGAATCATCCCCTGATGCTTCAGGAAACGGGTTTTCAGCTGTCATACCTGGCGGTCATTGGCATTGTGAGCCTGCAACCCTGGATCAACGACCTTCTGACGCCAAAATACTGGCTCCTCCGGCGCATCTGGGAACTTCTCAGTGTGTCAATGGCGGCACAGCTGCTCACCTTCCCGCTAACCGTGCATCTGTTTCACCAGTTTCCCAACTACTTCCTCCTTGCCAATGTCCTGGTCGTTCCACTTTCCGGCTTCATCATCTATACGGGCATTCTGGTCTTTGTGACCAGTCCGGTTCCCCTTCTGGGGGAGGTGATGTGCCGGATCTTCGGACTGATGATTAAAAGCATGAACGGAACAGTCAGCTTCATCGAACAGCTTCCGTACTCAACCCTCAACAGGTCGCCAATGGATACTGTTGAGATGATTTTACTCTATACCCTGGTTGTGGCGGGAATCTACCGGCTGGTATACGCAAAACGGGCAGCCACATACTATCTGCTCGCTTTTTCAGCAGCATTCTGTTGCTATAATGGATACCAGGCCATCAAGTCCCTCCGCCAGAAGATGATCGTGATCTATTCGATTCCGGGATCGACTTCAGCTGGTTTGATTGACGGCAGGAATGGAATCTTCTTTATGGATTCGTCATTTTATCATGATCCTTCCAGGGTCAGGATGCAGATGAACGGCCACTTCGTGCAAAGCAGGTTGAAAACGATCCGCAGTTTTTCTCTGTCAGAGAAGGCTGATTACAGTGATGACAGGATGCACGGCCATCAGCGGGGATACTTTTCCGTGATTCACTTGGACGGCCGGAGCCTTGTCGTGGTGAATGACAGGTTTTGCCTGACACAGGTTGACACGGTGAGGTATAAAGCAGATTACCTCCTTTTAAGCGGGAACGCTTCTGTAAGGTTGGAGGAGCTTGTGCGCGTGTTTGATGCGCGGTATGTCATTGCTGATATGTCCAATGCAAAGTGGAGAGCAAGGAAATGGAAAGAAGAGGCGGCTTCGTTATCCATTCCATTCCACGACACGGCAGAGCGGGGGGCATTTCTTGAAAAATGGGAATGA
- the lpxB gene encoding lipid-A-disaccharide synthase: MRYYVIAGEASGDLHASNLMKEIRKLDGNASFRCWGGDRMKEQGGELVEHYRKTAYMGFTDVFLHLRRIWNFINLCKRDILSYGPDALILVDYPGFNLRMAEFAHKKGFRVVYYISPQLWAWKSSRVRKIKSFVDRMYVILPFEKDFYSRYGYPVEYVGHPLLDALGEPRNDEKDSFRSLHSPGNRPVIALLPGSRKQEVKRILPAMLSVIPHFPEYQFVIGGLSSLTAGFYHRIIQSARVNVVFGQSDTLLNNAVAALVTSGTATLETALHGVPQIICYRGENLSYLIARRLIKVPHIGLVNLIMERGTVKELIQCELNTVNLASELRQILPGGHKREQMLRAYELLKLKLGGSGASARTAGLIWRYLNEVSVS; this comes from the coding sequence ATGCGCTATTATGTCATCGCCGGTGAAGCCTCGGGCGACCTTCACGCTTCCAACCTGATGAAGGAGATCAGGAAACTGGACGGAAATGCATCGTTCCGGTGCTGGGGAGGCGACCGGATGAAAGAACAGGGTGGAGAGCTCGTCGAACACTACCGTAAAACGGCGTATATGGGCTTTACGGATGTTTTCCTCCACCTGCGCAGGATCTGGAACTTCATCAACCTGTGCAAAAGGGATATCCTCTCCTATGGCCCGGATGCCCTCATCCTGGTGGATTACCCGGGTTTCAACCTAAGGATGGCTGAATTTGCACATAAAAAAGGATTTCGGGTCGTTTACTATATTTCACCGCAGCTGTGGGCCTGGAAATCATCCCGTGTCAGGAAGATCAAATCCTTTGTTGATCGTATGTATGTCATCCTCCCGTTTGAGAAGGATTTTTACAGCAGGTATGGATATCCGGTTGAATATGTTGGCCATCCGTTGCTCGATGCCTTAGGTGAACCCAGGAACGATGAAAAGGATTCATTCAGGTCACTTCATTCACCCGGTAACAGGCCGGTCATCGCATTGCTTCCTGGCAGCCGGAAACAGGAAGTGAAACGAATTCTGCCAGCCATGCTGTCGGTTATCCCGCATTTTCCTGAATATCAGTTTGTCATAGGTGGGTTATCTTCTCTGACCGCCGGTTTTTATCATCGTATCATCCAGTCCGCCCGTGTGAATGTCGTTTTCGGCCAATCCGACACCCTTCTGAATAACGCGGTAGCTGCCCTGGTCACATCAGGCACTGCAACGCTGGAGACAGCGCTGCACGGAGTCCCCCAGATCATCTGTTACAGGGGGGAAAACCTGTCGTACCTGATCGCCAGACGTCTGATCAAAGTTCCCCATATCGGATTGGTCAACCTGATCATGGAAAGGGGAACGGTGAAGGAACTTATTCAGTGTGAGCTCAATACCGTTAATCTGGCCAGTGAATTACGCCAGATCCTTCCCGGTGGACATAAGCGGGAACAGATGCTGCGTGCGTATGAGTTGCTGAAACTGAAACTCGGGGGCAGCGGAGCTTCAGCAAGAACGGCAGGCCTGATCTGGCGGTATTTGAATGAGGTTTCAGTAAGTTGA
- a CDS encoding Maf family nucleotide pyrophosphatase, whose protein sequence is MRRTMTGLDNLKKYHIILASRSPRRRHLLKELGISFEPADLETDESYPDDLQREEIALHLATSKASAFPASDLKENTLLITADTIVCLDHHIIGKPADRNEAIRLLKRLSGKKHEVITGVCLRTSSFTRSFFCETDVYFRELSEEEITYYVDHYLPLDKAGAYGAQEWIGYVGITRINGSYFNVMGLPVHQLYEELKKIGTETYERQDHTD, encoded by the coding sequence ATGCGTCGTACGATGACTGGTCTCGACAATTTAAAAAAATACCACATAATTCTGGCTTCACGGTCACCGCGACGAAGGCATCTGTTGAAGGAACTGGGCATCTCCTTTGAACCGGCCGACCTTGAAACGGATGAGTCATACCCCGATGATCTGCAAAGGGAAGAGATCGCGCTCCACCTGGCTACGTCAAAAGCCAGCGCATTCCCCGCCAGCGACCTGAAGGAAAACACATTGCTGATCACGGCCGACACCATTGTCTGCCTTGACCATCACATCATCGGTAAACCTGCTGACCGCAACGAAGCAATCCGGCTTCTGAAAAGGTTATCAGGAAAGAAACATGAGGTGATCACGGGTGTTTGCCTGCGCACCTCCTCTTTTACACGATCGTTCTTTTGTGAAACCGATGTGTATTTCAGGGAGCTCAGCGAGGAAGAAATCACCTATTATGTTGATCATTATCTCCCCCTGGATAAAGCTGGTGCTTACGGGGCTCAGGAATGGATCGGCTATGTCGGGATCACCCGTATCAACGGCTCCTACTTTAACGTGATGGGCCTTCCCGTGCACCAGCTTTATGAAGAACTGAAAAAGATTGGAACTGAAACTTATGAACGACAGGATCATACTGATTAG
- the gatE gene encoding Glu-tRNA(Gln) amidotransferase subunit GatE — MKKGKFDPKENYNQSRRDIGYVTRREATQEDYDRIGFKSGLEVHQQLLTKYKLFCRCPAGIYNPDHEYDAELIRHMRPTLSELGEYDGTALMEFKTRKEIVYRIKNETACTYDVDDTPPFKIDTEALQIAIEISLLSKLNIVGEVHITRKQYLDGSIPTGFQRTAIIGVEGEIPLKNKKVRLIQLSLEEDACREMWDIGHQRGYKTDRLGMPLIETVTYPDCVNPEEVREACDHIRFLNRSTGKVRTGMGAGREDVNVSCRGGSRVEIKGVAHTKWIPELTHNECFRQWSLLHIRELLSQRVRKPAEWKITHKVIPYHTFNFRYKPIKTAVNGKNRIIAINLQGFEGILSHFTQPGKMFADEISDRLKVIACIEKPHMCHSEEFTATLPYKNWDSLRKLLKAKDSDAQLLIWGPEADMATALETVEERCKMALEGVPNETRKSFENGTTIFERVLPGADRMYPDTDSAPIPLDDDFIEHAGKELPPDIMDRYRQLREWQVPEDTYTYIFSRNRYPDIERIVKELDYNPRLIGTFFGHHLKFVEGHYKKSSEFTYGKVFDLFQYIREHQLDVRIAGDMLPVIFEHPKMDLDSVLTSIKFRRVERDEILSKVDFLIEKFKKVGRSRQPDVAVRWIMGELRGLATGNIELRELKNAIERKLEIAD, encoded by the coding sequence ATGAAAAAGGGAAAGTTTGATCCTAAAGAGAATTACAACCAGAGCCGCAGGGATATCGGGTACGTTACCCGAAGGGAAGCCACCCAGGAAGATTACGACCGAATCGGTTTTAAATCAGGACTTGAAGTACACCAGCAGCTGCTGACAAAATACAAGCTCTTCTGCCGGTGCCCGGCAGGCATCTATAATCCTGACCATGAATATGATGCCGAGCTGATACGGCATATGCGCCCCACGCTCAGCGAACTCGGGGAGTACGACGGGACCGCCCTGATGGAGTTCAAAACCAGAAAAGAAATCGTCTACCGCATCAAGAACGAAACAGCCTGTACGTATGATGTGGATGACACCCCTCCCTTCAAGATCGACACCGAAGCATTGCAGATCGCCATTGAGATTTCCCTTCTTTCGAAACTGAACATCGTCGGAGAGGTCCACATCACCCGGAAACAATACCTCGACGGAAGCATACCAACCGGATTCCAGCGGACGGCTATCATCGGCGTGGAAGGTGAAATCCCTTTGAAAAACAAGAAAGTACGCCTGATCCAGCTCAGCCTGGAGGAAGACGCCTGCCGCGAAATGTGGGATATCGGACACCAACGGGGTTACAAGACCGACAGGCTGGGCATGCCCCTCATCGAAACCGTCACCTACCCCGATTGCGTCAATCCCGAAGAAGTGAGGGAAGCCTGTGACCATATTCGCTTTCTGAACCGGTCGACCGGAAAGGTCAGAACTGGAATGGGTGCAGGACGTGAAGATGTCAACGTTAGCTGCCGGGGTGGCTCACGGGTGGAGATCAAAGGCGTGGCACACACCAAATGGATCCCTGAGCTGACACACAACGAATGTTTCAGGCAATGGTCGCTGCTGCACATTCGTGAACTACTTAGCCAACGGGTCAGAAAGCCTGCAGAATGGAAAATAACCCACAAGGTGATCCCCTACCACACCTTCAACTTCAGGTATAAACCCATCAAGACAGCGGTGAATGGTAAAAACAGGATCATCGCCATCAACCTGCAGGGATTTGAAGGGATCCTGTCACACTTCACCCAGCCCGGAAAAATGTTTGCCGATGAGATCAGCGATCGGCTGAAGGTCATTGCCTGCATCGAAAAGCCCCATATGTGCCATTCCGAAGAATTCACCGCAACCCTGCCGTATAAGAACTGGGATTCACTGCGTAAACTGTTGAAAGCCAAAGATAGTGATGCTCAGCTCCTGATCTGGGGACCCGAAGCCGATATGGCCACGGCCCTTGAAACCGTGGAGGAACGCTGTAAAATGGCTTTAGAAGGAGTGCCCAACGAAACCAGAAAGTCCTTTGAAAATGGCACCACGATCTTTGAGAGAGTGCTGCCGGGAGCCGACCGAATGTACCCGGATACGGATTCCGCACCCATACCACTTGACGATGATTTCATTGAACATGCCGGGAAAGAACTGCCCCCCGACATTATGGACCGTTACAGGCAACTCAGGGAGTGGCAGGTCCCTGAAGATACCTATACGTACATCTTTTCAAGGAATCGTTACCCCGACATTGAACGGATCGTAAAGGAACTCGACTACAATCCCCGCCTGATCGGTACTTTTTTCGGCCACCATCTTAAATTCGTTGAAGGCCACTATAAGAAATCCAGCGAGTTCACCTACGGCAAAGTGTTCGATCTTTTTCAGTATATCCGGGAACATCAGCTCGACGTCCGCATCGCAGGTGACATGCTTCCGGTCATCTTTGAACATCCGAAGATGGATCTTGATTCGGTACTGACCAGCATCAAATTCAGGAGAGTCGAAAGAGACGAGATTCTTTCCAAGGTCGATTTCCTGATCGAAAAATTCAAAAAGGTCGGACGCTCCAGGCAACCGGACGTGGCAGTGCGCTGGATCATGGGGGAACTGCGTGGCCTGGCAACCGGGAATATCGAACTCAGGGAATTGAAAAATGCAATTGAGCGGAAGCTGGAGATAGCTGATTAA
- a CDS encoding CHAD domain-containing protein, protein MNLNLLNRYLYYQRKTFEKCFPGIHDVADDEAIHDVRVSIKKTRTLLLLLEYIYPGELDIRAVYRPYRKIFKRLGLIRDLQVQQKLASYLKQKTSANIEGYQTFLREQEKMIRFNVNTWLHQCSLPDWSSLEADIHSFYFRTGKKLIILKANEYISHRIQEAKKLSVQKDRTTIHLIRRLLKEARYMLDMMISVFKNKPEYKELQNKIKSIENYLGEWHDRMVALDYIFKYEQSMHTFFPGKKIRTQPMIKKILQESNRLVDKSLHEINRLK, encoded by the coding sequence ATGAACCTGAATCTTCTGAACCGGTACCTGTACTATCAGCGGAAAACCTTTGAAAAATGTTTTCCCGGAATCCACGATGTTGCCGATGACGAAGCCATCCACGATGTCAGGGTCAGCATAAAAAAAACACGTACCCTTCTGCTTTTGCTCGAATATATCTATCCCGGAGAATTGGATATCAGGGCCGTCTACAGACCCTACCGCAAGATCTTCAAGCGGCTGGGACTGATCCGTGACCTGCAGGTCCAGCAAAAGCTGGCCTCCTACCTGAAACAGAAAACATCTGCAAACATTGAAGGATACCAGACGTTTCTCAGGGAACAGGAAAAAATGATCCGATTCAACGTGAATACCTGGCTTCATCAATGCTCCCTGCCTGATTGGAGTTCACTGGAAGCGGATATTCACTCCTTCTATTTCAGGACCGGAAAAAAGCTCATCATTCTCAAGGCAAATGAATATATCAGTCACCGGATTCAGGAAGCGAAAAAATTATCGGTGCAGAAGGACCGGACCACGATCCATCTGATCCGCAGGCTGCTGAAAGAAGCCAGGTACATGCTTGACATGATGATCTCCGTTTTTAAAAATAAACCTGAGTACAAAGAACTTCAGAACAAAATAAAGTCCATTGAAAATTACCTTGGGGAATGGCACGACCGAATGGTCGCCCTTGATTACATATTTAAGTATGAGCAATCGATGCACACCTTTTTCCCGGGAAAGAAGATCAGGACGCAACCGATGATCAAAAAGATCCTGCAGGAAAGTAACAGATTGGTTGACAAATCGCTGCACGAGATCAACCGATTGAAATGA
- the gatD gene encoding Glu-tRNA(Gln) amidotransferase subunit GatD has protein sequence MSDDIFQGYKGEALETLKKFNTRVWGQAKMETKRGTFVGTVLPRSENDDDQHIVLKIPTGYNVGIDIKTILSITETGYKKAVYKIPEKQFPVTPGLPKVKLLGTGGTIASRLDYRTGAVIPAFTPGELYGAVPELADICNLETEKIFAVFSENMGPKQYIALAQAIGKEIEKGVSGIVIGHGTDTLHHTGAVLTFMCQNLPVPIILVGSQRSSDRPSSDAALNLMHAMHAAGHGDIAEVMLCMFGPTSDEYGLLHKGTRVRKMHSSYRSTFRTIGDVPVAMVSRKEIIPIHKKYNKRRNDNNVNIYPYFSDEVSMLYYYPGMKPDTLDSMIDNGYRGIIIVGTGLGHVNKELYPALERAKAKGIHVFMTVQTIWGYVHMFVYDTGRDMMAKGVIPAGNMLPEVAWVKLSWILGQTNDPVKVRQMMFTPVNDEITLREPYNGYLVYQGGVPEVEDFIRRVHK, from the coding sequence ATGTCAGACGATATTTTTCAGGGATACAAAGGAGAGGCGCTCGAGACGCTGAAAAAATTCAATACGCGCGTCTGGGGTCAGGCGAAGATGGAAACCAAGCGTGGAACGTTTGTGGGAACCGTTCTACCCCGGTCAGAGAACGACGATGATCAGCATATCGTGCTGAAAATTCCAACAGGCTACAATGTGGGGATTGATATAAAAACCATTCTGTCCATCACCGAAACCGGCTACAAGAAAGCCGTCTACAAGATCCCCGAAAAGCAATTCCCCGTCACCCCCGGACTGCCAAAAGTGAAGCTGCTTGGAACCGGAGGCACGATCGCTTCCAGGCTCGATTACCGGACCGGAGCTGTCATACCTGCCTTTACGCCCGGGGAACTCTACGGGGCCGTGCCTGAACTGGCAGATATCTGTAATCTTGAAACGGAAAAGATCTTTGCCGTATTCAGCGAAAACATGGGGCCAAAACAGTACATCGCACTTGCCCAGGCCATCGGCAAAGAGATTGAAAAAGGGGTGAGCGGCATTGTCATTGGCCACGGCACCGACACGCTACACCACACCGGAGCCGTGCTGACCTTTATGTGCCAGAACCTGCCCGTCCCGATCATCCTGGTCGGGTCGCAACGTTCATCCGACCGGCCCAGCTCCGACGCAGCCCTGAACCTGATGCATGCCATGCACGCTGCAGGCCACGGTGACATCGCAGAGGTCATGTTGTGCATGTTCGGCCCCACATCCGATGAGTACGGGCTCCTGCACAAAGGCACACGCGTAAGGAAAATGCACTCCTCCTACCGTTCCACATTCCGCACCATCGGAGATGTACCCGTGGCCATGGTGAGCCGCAAGGAAATCATTCCCATTCACAAGAAATACAATAAACGAAGGAACGATAATAATGTCAATATTTATCCGTACTTTAGCGATGAGGTCTCCATGCTCTACTATTATCCGGGGATGAAGCCCGACACACTGGATTCAATGATAGATAATGGTTACAGAGGGATCATCATCGTGGGAACCGGGCTGGGACACGTCAACAAGGAGCTCTATCCTGCCCTGGAACGGGCCAAGGCCAAAGGAATACACGTTTTTATGACGGTTCAGACCATCTGGGGATATGTTCACATGTTCGTGTATGATACCGGCAGGGATATGATGGCCAAAGGTGTGATCCCCGCCGGTAACATGCTGCCGGAGGTCGCCTGGGTGAAACTGAGCTGGATTCTGGGCCAGACAAACGATCCTGTAAAAGTCAGGCAAATGATGTTCACACCGGTCAATGATGAGATAACCCTCCGGGAACCCTACAACGGTTACCTGGTCTACCAGGGGGGGGTGCCGGAAGTGGAGGATTTTATCCGGAGAGTGCATAAATAA
- a CDS encoding nucleotidyltransferase domain-containing protein yields the protein MSTDRQIVLEKIINAVNKTAPDSEIYLYGSRARGDARELSDWDLLILLQGTRITFDFEKKVLDELYEVEIETGEIISPLIYTKNDWVENHSVTPLFESIQKEGIRIR from the coding sequence ATGAGTACAGACAGACAAATCGTATTGGAAAAGATTATCAATGCAGTCAATAAGACCGCTCCGGATTCCGAAATCTATTTATATGGTTCCCGGGCAAGAGGAGATGCAAGAGAGCTGTCGGATTGGGATTTATTGATTTTGTTACAGGGTACGAGGATTACTTTTGATTTTGAAAAAAAAGTACTGGATGAATTATATGAAGTTGAGATTGAGACCGGAGAAATTATTTCACCGTTGATCTACACAAAAAATGATTGGGTTGAAAATCATTCAGTGACTCCTTTATTTGAAAGCATTCAAAAAGAAGGGATTCGGATTCGATGA